A genomic region of Miscanthus floridulus cultivar M001 chromosome 3, ASM1932011v1, whole genome shotgun sequence contains the following coding sequences:
- the LOC136545202 gene encoding GDSL esterase/lipase At5g45910-like — translation MAPPLSRLLVILLLALLFSAGAGADRSTDGGHHQSQTTRHARIFSFGDSLTDTGNLLRILGKGTLISRPPYGETFFGRPSGRLSDGRIMIDFFAEALGVPEPTPYLAGKTAADFRRGVNFAVSGGTAVDAAFFEGRGLKMFVRVSLRNQTRWFKNVLQRLGSVRERRNMTATSLFIVGEIGINDYIISGLYRNRTLMSELKTVFLPQIIRAIRSTVTHVIAAGARTVVVPGVIPLGCEPQLLALFRGRIGAGGYDPASGCITSLNDLAELHNRELRRMLRGLRRRRAHPWSGTTTTSVVYADLYRAVTDLVVSPGRHGFGDRPLEVCCGGGGGAYNYNTASFCGAAGTKTCADPSAYVYWDGVHFTEAANRRIACSVLQRLSWVVTEAGRCKIGCACA, via the exons ATGGCGCCGCCGCTGTCACGTCTCCTCGTGATACTCCTACTAGCGCTTCTCTTCTCCGCCGGCGCCGGGGCAGACAGAAGCACCGACGGTGGCCACCACCAGAGCCAAACGACGCGCCACGCCCGCATCTTCAGCTTCGGCGACTCGCTGACCGACACGGGGAACTTGCTGCGCATCCTGGGCAAGGGGACGCTGATCAGCCGGCCACCGTACGGCGAGACCTTCTTCGGCCGCCCCAGCGGCCGCTTGTCCGACGGCCGGATCATGATCGACTTTTTCG CTGAGGCGCTGGGGGTACCTGAGCCAACACCGTACCTCGCCGGGAAGACGGCGGCGGACTTCCGGCGCGGGGTGAACTTCGCGGTGAGTGGAGGGACGGCAGTGGACGCCGCGTTCTTCGAGGGCAGAGGGCTCAAGATGTTCGTGCGAGTCTCTCTTCGGAACCAGACCAGGTGGTTCAAGAATGTTTTGCAGCGTCTTGGCTCGGTTCGTG AGCGGAGGAACATGACGGCGACCTCCCTGTTCATAGTCGGGGAGATCGGGATCAACGACTACATCATCAGCGGACTCTACAGAAACCGCACCCTGATGAGCGAGCTGAAGACCGTCTTCCTGCCGCAGATCATCCGCGCCATACGTTCCACTGTGACC CACGTGATCGCCGCCGGGGCACGCACGGTGGTAGTCCCTGGGGTCATACCGCTCGGCTGCGAGCCGCAGCTGCTGGCGCTCTTCCGGGGACGCATCGGCGCCGGAGGCTACGATCCGGCGTCCGGCTGCATAACGTCGCTGAACGACCTCGCCGAGCTGCACAACCGCGAGCTGCGCCGCATGCTCAGGGGCCTCCGCCGGCGCCGCGCCCACCCCTGGTCCGGGACGACGACGACGTCCGTCGTCTACGCCGACCTCTACCGCGCCGTCACCGACCTCGTCGTGTCGCCCGGCAGACACG GTTTCGGGGATAGACCGCTAGAAgtgtgctgcggcggcggcggcggcgcctacaactACAACACGGCGTCGTTCTGCGGCGCGGCGGGGACGAAGACATGCGCGGACCCGTCGGCGTACGTCTACTGGGACGGGGTGCACTTCACGGAGGCCGCCAATAGACGCATCGCCTGCTCCGTGCTGCAGAGGTTATCGTGGGTCGTCACGGAGGCTGGCCGCTGTAAGATCGGGTGCGCCTGCGCCTGA